A genome region from Arachis duranensis cultivar V14167 chromosome 8, aradu.V14167.gnm2.J7QH, whole genome shotgun sequence includes the following:
- the LOC107463176 gene encoding beta-galactosidase 6, protein MEKWMDFVMVMMVSLLTFIVGEEDGVTYDGRSLLIHGQRKLLFSGSIHYPRSTPKMWPDLIGKAKEGGLDVIQTYVFWNLHEPQPGQYDFSGRYDLVRFIKEIQAQGLYVCLRIGPFIESEWTYGGFPFWLHDVPGIVYRTDNEPFKFYMQNFTTKIVNMMKAEGLYASQGGPIILSQIENEYQNVERSFGVGGPQYVQWAAKMALSLDTGVPWVMCKQTDAPDPVINTCNGMRCGETFPGPNSPNKPKLWTEDWTSFYQVYGGLPYIRSAQDIAFHVTLFIARNGSYVNYYMYHGGTNFGRTASAYVITAYYDQAPLDEYGLLRQPKWGHLRELHAAIKSCSSTLLQGVQSNFSLGKLQEGYVFEEEHGGCVAFLINNDGVNNTNVQFRNKTYELLPKSISILPDCQNVTFNTANVNTTNNTRIYFNRQNFSSIDDWEKFEDVIPNFDDTPLRSNTLLEQMNTTKDKSDYLWYTTRFEYNLSCSEPTLVVESRAHVAHAFVNTTYIGGAHGNHDVKSFTLELPVTVNEGTNNLSILSVMVGLPDSGAYLEKRFAGLRDVELQCSEQESLSLTNSTWAYQVGLLGEKLQVYKEQNSNDTEWTPLENITTQMLVWYKSTFETPEGDDPVALDLSSMGKGEVWVNGQSIGRYWILFHDSKGNPSQSMYHVPRSFLKDKSENVLVLVEEGGGNLLSITLNTVVVANFHQSRSKSFA, encoded by the exons ATGGAAAAGTGGATGGATTTTGTGATGGTGATGATGGTGTCATTATTGACATTcattgttggagaagaagatggTGTTACATATGATGGAAGGTCTTTACTCATTCATGGCCAGAGGAAACTCCTCTTCTCTGGCTCTATTCATTATCCTCGAAGTACTCCGAAG ATGTGGCCAGATTTGATAGGCAAAGCAAAAGAAGGAGGATTGGATGTTATTCAAACCTATGTGTTTTGGAATTTACACGAGCCTCAACCTGGACAG TATGATTTCAGTGGTAGATATGACTTGGTCAGATTCATAAAGGAAATCCAAGCTCAAGGCTTGTATGTTTGCCTCAGAATTGGACCTTTCATTGAGAGTGAATGGACATACGG GGGATTCCCATTTTGGTTACATGATGTGCCTGGAATTGTTTACCGAACAGACAATGAGCCATTCAAG TTCTACATGCAaaattttacaacaaaaatagTGAACATGATGAAAGCTGAGGGCTTATATGCTTCACAAGGAGGCCCAATTATATTGTCACAG ATTGAAAACGAATATCAAAACGTGGAAAGGTCATTCGGTGTGGGAGGACCACAGTATGTTCAATGGGCTGCAAAAATGGCACTGAGCCTTGACACTGGTGTTCCATGGGTTATGTGCAAGCAAACTGATGCTCCTGATCCAGTG ATCAATACATGTAATGGCATGAGATGTGGAGAAACCTTTCCAGGCCCAAACTCGCCCAACAAGCCCAAATTATGGACCGAAGACTGGACTTCTTT TTATCAAGTGTATGGTGGGTTGCCATATATAAGATCTGCACAAGACATTGCATTTCACGTCACTCTTTTTATTGCAAGAAATGGAAGCTATGTCAACTATTATATG TACCATGGTGGAACTAACTTTGGGAGAACAGCCTCTGCTTATGTTATAACAGCATATTATGATCAAGCCCCTCTTGATGAATATG GTTTGTTGAGGCAACCTAAGTGGGGACATCTTAGGGAATTGCATGCTGCAATCAAGTCTTGCTCTTCAACTTTGTTGCAAGGAGTTCAAAGTAATTTCTCTTTAGGTAAATTGCAAGAG GGTTATGTTTTTGAAGAAGAACATGGAGGATGTGTTGCATTCCTCATAAACAATGATGGAGTGAATAACACAAATGTCCAATTCCGCAACAAAACCTATGAATTGCTACCTAAGTCAATTAGTATCTTACCAGATTGTCAAAATGTCACATTCAATACAGCAAAT GTAaatacaacaaacaacacaagaATCTATTTTAATAGACAAAACTTCAGCTCAATAGATGATTGGGAGAAATTTGAAGATGTGATTCCAAATTTTGATGACACCCCACTCAGATCAAACACTCTGCTTGAACAAATGAATACAACTAAAGACAAATCAGATTACCTTTGGTACACTACTag GTTTGAATATAATTTATCTTGTAGCGAACCAACACTTGTTGTTGAGTCCAGGGCACATGTTGCTCATGCTTTTGTCAACACCACATATATAG GTGGAGCACATGGAAATCATGATGTAAAGTCATTCACATTAGAGCTCCCAGTTACAGTGAATGAAGGGACAAACAACCTTTCTATCCTCAGTGTTATGGTTGGACTACCG GATTCAGGGGCATATCTGGAAAAAAGATTTGCTGGCTTAAGGGATGTGGAACTCCAATGTAGTGAACAGGAGTCACTTAGTTTGACCAATTCCACTTGGGCATATCAG GTTGGATTATTGGGAGAGAAATTACAAGTATATAAAGAACAAAATAGCAATGATACTGAATGGACTCCACTGGAAAATATTACCACTCAGATGCTTGTTTGGTATAAG AGTACATTTGAAACACCAGAGGGTGATGACCCTGTTGCATTGGACCTAAGCTCAATGGGTAAAGGTGAAGTTTGGGTTAATGGACAGAGCATTGGTCGctattggatcttattccatgATTCCAAAGGCAACCCTTCACAATCAAT GTATCATGTGCCACGGTCTTTCCTTAAAGACAAGTCTGAAAAtgtgttggttttggttgaagAAGGTGGTGGGAATCTCCTCTCCATAACCCTAAACACTGTTGTTGTCGCTAATTTTCATCAATCCAGATCTAAATCCTTTGCTTAA
- the LOC107463232 gene encoding NAC domain-containing protein 2, with protein MQGGLELPPGFRFHPSDEELVNHYLCKKCAKQSIAAPIIKEIDLYKFDPWQLPEMALYGEKEWYFFSPRDRKYPNGSRPNRAAGSGYWKATGADKPIGKPKALGIKKALVFYAGKAPKGVKTNWIMHEYRLANVDRSAANKLNNNNLRLDDWVLCRIYNKKGKIEKFNSATTGLEQKLPKFSPGEILHYDHEHEHETKPKIIHNFSNNEHQLYMDTSDSVPRLHTDSSCSDHAVSPDATCDKEVESNPKWSNELDMQLFDTFDFQLNNYDNNLPMNDDDLFGNQFQMNQLMSFQDTFLFPQKPF; from the exons ATGCAAGGTGGATTAGAGTTACCGCCAGGGTTCAGGTTTCACCCGAGCGACGAGGAATTGGTGAACCACTATCTCTGCAAGAAATGCGCAAAGCAATCAATTGCTGCTCCAATAATTAAAGAAATCGATTTGTACAAGTTCGATCCGTGGCAGCTTCCAG AGATGGCGTTGTACGGAGAGAAGGAGTGGTACTTTTTTTCGCCGAGGGATAGGAAATATCCGAACGGATCCCGGCCGAACCGGGCGGCTGGGAGCGGGTACTGGAAGGCGACCGGGGCGGATAAGCCGATAGGGAAGCCGAAGGCGTTAGGGATAAAGAAAGCGCTAGTGTTCTACGCCGGAAAGGCCCCGAAAGGAGTGAAGACTAATTGGATTATGCATGAGTACCGTCTCGCCAATGTTGACAGATCCGCCGCCAACAaactcaacaacaacaacttgaGG CTTGATGATTGGGTGTTGTGTCGAATCTACAACAAGAAAGGGAAGATTGAGAAATTCAACTCTGCCACAACAGGGTTGGAACAGAAACTACCAAAGTTTTCCCCAGGAGAGATACTTCACTATGATCATGAGCATGAGCATGAGACCAAGCCAAAGATTATCCACAATTTCTCCAACAATGAGCACCAATTGTACATGGACACATCAGATTCCGTTCCAAGGCTGCACACGGACTCTAGCTGCTCGGATCACGCGGTTTCGCCGGACGCCACCTGCGACAAGGAGGTGGAGAGCAACCCAAAGTGGAGCAATGAGCTAGATATGCAGCTGTTTGATACCTTTGATTTTCAGCTCAACAACTATGATAATAACCTCCCAATGAATGATGATGACCTTTTTGGAAATCAGTTCCAAATGAATCAGCTCATGTCTTTCCAAGACACATTCTTGTTCCCACAAAAGCCATTTTGA
- the LOC107463231 gene encoding aspartic proteinase Asp1-like, whose translation MMKGTKKLLLPGSLLLVFLLCCSTCSAWFGSSSNSNKHKTISSNYGNGRRNSIPLDEPSSSSSSSSSSSSSWLSSSLLNQYRASSSVVFRVHGNVYPVGFYNVTLNIGHPPRPYYLDIDTGSDLTWLQCDAPCTHCTQTPHPLYRPSNDLVACRDPMCASLHQNEAYECEQPHQCDYEVEYADHYSSLGVLVNDVYLLNFTNGIQLRVRMALGCGYDQLFQEHSYHPLDGMLGLGRGRSSLVSQLNSQGLVRNVVGHCLSSQGGGYIYFGHVFDSSRLTWTPMTSTHFKHYSAGPAELLLGGKRTGIGNLHGVFDTGSSYTYFNSMAYQAAISWLHKELAGKPLKEAHDDHTLPQCWHGRRPFRSIHEVRKYFKPMALSFAGGGRSKAQFEIPPEAYLIISNMGNVCLGILNGSEVGMGDLNLIGDISMQDKVMVFDNEKMMIGWAPADCDKIPKSRHANI comes from the exons ATGATGAAGGGAACGAAGAAGTTATTATTACCAGGATCATTATTGTTGGTTTTCTTGTTATGTTGTTCAACTTGTTCAGCTTGGTTTGGTAGTAGTAGTAATAGTAATAAGCATAAAACTATTAGTTCCAATTAtggaaatggaagaagaaaCTCTATTCCTCTTGACGaaccttcctcttcctcttcctcatcttcctcctcctcgTCTTCGTGGTTGTCATCGTCGTTGCTTAATCAGTATCGAGCTAGCTCATCCGTCGTGTTTCGAGTTCACGGCAACGTTTATCCTGTTgg GTTCTATAATGTTACATTGAACATAGGGCACCCACCAAGGCCTTATTACCTTGATATTGATACAGGCAGCGACCTCACATGGCTTCAATGTGATGCCCCTTGTACTCATTGCACTCAG ACACCGCATCCGTTGTACCGGCCAAGCAATGACTTGGTGGCATGTAGGGATCCAATGTGTGCATCATTGCATCAGAATGAAGCATATGAATGTGAACAGCCACACCAATGTGACTATGAAGTTGAGTATGCAGATCATTACTCttcccttggtgttcttgtgaatgaTGTGTACCTTCTGAACTTCACAAATGGAATCCAACTGAGAGTTAGAATGGCACTTGGATGTGGATATGATCAGTTATTTCAAGAGCATTCATACCATCCATTGGATGGAATGCTTGGTCTTGGAAGAGGAAGATCAAGCTTGGTTTCACAGCTTAATAGTCAGGGTTTGGTTAGAAATGTAGTTGGACACTGCTTGAGTTCACAAGGGGGAGGCTATATCTATTTTGGTCATGTTTTTGACTCTTCTAGACTCACTTGGACTCCTATGACATCCACACATTT CAAACATTACTCAGCTGGGCCAGCTGAACTCCTTTTGGGAGGAAAGAGAACTGGGATTGGAAATCTCCATGGTGTTTTTGACACTGGCAGTTCTTACACTTACTTCAACTCCATGGCTTACCAAGCAGCAATTTCTTGG TTACATAAGGAGTTAGCTGGGAAGCCTTTAAAAGAAGCACATGATGATCACACTCTCCCTCAATGTTGGCATGGTAGAAGACCTTTCAGAAGCATACATGAAGTCAGAAAATACTTCAAGCCTATGGCGCTTTCTTTCGCCGGCGGCGGCCGAAGTAAAGCTCAGTTTGAAATCCCTCCTGAGGCATACCTCATAATATCA AACATGGGAAATGTTTGCTTGGGAATCTTAAATGGATCTGAAGTAGGGATGGGAGATCTAAACCTAATTGGAG ACATATCCATGCAAGACAAAGTGATGGTATTTGACAATGAGAAAATGATGATTGGTTGGGCACCAGCAGATTGTGACAAAATCCCCAAATCAAGACATGCCAAcatttaa
- the LOC107463230 gene encoding aldehyde dehydrogenase family 3 member I1, chloroplastic: MEEAKEKGVFNEEKACLVVKELRKSFDSGKTRSYKWRISQLEAMAKMIEEREKDIIEAVDKDLSKPQLEAYIAEVSQTKSSCSEAIKALHQWMKPTKVKTAITTYPSSAEIVSEPLGVVLIISTWNFPFLLSLDPVIGAIAAGNAVVLKPSEVAPASSALLADMLTKYLDNSAVRVIEGGAPQTTALLEQKWDKILYTGNARVGRIVMAAATKHLTPVILELGGKCPALVDSNLNLQVAARRLIAGKWACNNGQACISVDYIITLKHFAPTLINALKEELEQFFGKDPMKSKDMSRIVSSSHFSRLLKLLNDDKISDKIVLEGQKDEDQLKIAPTIILDAPDDSLVMQEEIFGPIMPIITVDKIEDGFDIIKSKPKPLAAYLFTNNEDLKKSFVENISSGGMLINDTVLQVVTPGLPFGGVGESGMGSYHGKFSFDEFSHKKGVLYRSFKGDSSMRYPPYTPKKQSLVKALINGNIFHMILILIGCSKL, encoded by the exons ATGgaagaagcaaaagagaagGGTGTGTTTAATGAAGAGAAGGCTTGTTTGGTGGTTAAAGAGCTGAGAAAGAGCTTTGACTCAGGGAAGACAAGAAGCTACAAATGGAGGATTTCGCAGTTGGAAGCCATGGCTAAGatgattgaagaaagagagaaggaCATCATTGAAGCAGTAGATAAGGACCTTTCTAAACCTCAACTTGAAGCATACATAGCTGAG GTTTCTCAGACAAAATCTTCATGCAGTGAAGCAATTAAAGCACTGCATCAGTGGATGAAGCCTACAAAG GTGAAAACTGCGATTACAACATATCCATCATCAGCAGAGATTGTATCAGAACCACTTGGAGTTGTGCTCATCATCTCAACATGGAACTTCCCTTTCC TGTTATCACTGGATCCGGTGATCGGCGCAATCGCGGCGGGGAATGCAGTGGTTCTGAAGCCATCAGAGGTTGCTCCGGCATCATCAGCACTGCTGGCAGATATGCTGACAAAATATTTGGACAACTCTGCTGTCAGAGTTATTGAAGGAGGTGCTCCTCAAACAACCGCACTATTGGAGCAGAAATGGGATAAGATACTCTACACAG GTAATGCTAGAGTAGGACGAATTGTGATGGCTGCTGCTACAAAGCACCTTACCCCAGTGATTCTGGAACTTGGTGGAAAGTGCCCTGCTCTTGTTGATTCTAATCTCAACTTGCAA GTTGCTGCTAGAAGATTAATAGCTGGAAAGTGGGCATGCAACAATGGACAAGCATGCATTTCTGTTGATTATATCATCACTCTTAAACATTTTGCTCCAACCCTT ATAAATGCTCTCAAGGAGGAATTGGAGCAATTTTTCGGAAAAGATCCAATGAAATCCAAAGACATGTCGCGAATCGTGTCTTCGTCGCACTTTTCGCGGCTCTTGAAGCTTTTGAATGATGACAAGATATCTGATAAAATTGTTTTAGAAGGTCAGAAGGACGAGGATCAATT AAAGATTGCTCCAACAATCATATTGGATGCACCAGATGATTCATTGGTGATGCAAGAGGAGATATTTGGGCCAATAATGCCAATTATCACT GTTGATAAGATAGAAGATGGGTTTGATATAATaaagtcaaaaccaaaaccTCTTGCTGCTTATCTCTTCACAAACAATGAAGACCTGAAGAAAAGTTTTGTGGAAAACATTTCTTCAGGAGGGATGCTCATCAATGACACTGTCTTACAA GTTGTAACTCCTGGTTTGCCATTTGGAGGAGTTGGAGAGAGTGGAATGGGTTCCTACCATGGCAAATTCTCTTTTGATGAATTCAGCCACAAAAAAGGTGTTCTCTATAGAAGTTTCAAAGGTGATTCATCTATGAGATATCCCccatatacacccaaaaaacaAAGCTTGGTGAAGGCCCTTATCAATGGCAATATCTTCCACATGATTCTTATTTTGATTGGATGCTCTAAACTCTAG